From one Holophagales bacterium genomic stretch:
- a CDS encoding NAD(P)/FAD-dependent oxidoreductase: MDADVVVVGAGAVGLACAAALSRTGLSVVVAERHASPGQETSSRNSQVVHAGIYYPAGSWKAGLCVRGNRSLSAFCEAHGIPFRRIGKWLLAVEPAEEERLAEVAAGGRANGVELVETPIDRFRSEEPHVRAVAAVLSPSTGILDVHGLLRVLRTLAEEHGASFAFRHELRRAEPIAGGYELVFSDPSGEEVRLTTPRVVNAAGLDADRVAGLPGLDPETAGYRQIWTKGSYFRIRSAHRPLARRLLYPVHPVGFGSVLGIHLTVDLDGEMKLGPDVEVLSTRRQDYAVDEGRRDSFLVAARRFLPSLGPEDVSPDQSGIRARLQAMGGPFRDFVIAEESERGLPGWVNLVGIESPGLTSCLEIAREVRVLLPR; this comes from the coding sequence GTGGACGCCGACGTCGTCGTCGTGGGAGCGGGCGCTGTCGGGCTCGCGTGCGCGGCCGCGCTTTCGCGGACGGGGCTCTCGGTCGTCGTCGCCGAGCGGCACGCCTCGCCGGGGCAGGAAACGAGCTCGCGCAACAGCCAGGTCGTTCACGCGGGGATCTACTACCCGGCCGGGTCCTGGAAGGCCGGGCTCTGCGTGCGCGGCAACCGGAGCCTCTCGGCGTTCTGCGAGGCGCACGGCATCCCGTTCCGGCGGATCGGCAAGTGGCTCCTCGCGGTGGAGCCGGCGGAGGAGGAGCGTCTCGCCGAAGTCGCGGCGGGAGGGCGCGCGAACGGCGTCGAGCTCGTGGAGACCCCGATCGACCGCTTTCGCTCCGAGGAGCCTCACGTCCGTGCCGTTGCGGCCGTCCTTTCACCCTCGACCGGCATCCTCGACGTTCACGGCCTTCTCCGCGTGCTTCGAACGCTGGCCGAAGAGCACGGCGCGAGCTTCGCGTTCCGGCACGAGCTGAGGAGAGCCGAACCGATTGCCGGCGGCTACGAGCTCGTCTTCTCGGATCCCTCGGGCGAGGAGGTCCGGCTGACGACGCCGCGCGTCGTGAACGCGGCCGGCCTCGACGCGGATCGCGTCGCCGGTCTTCCCGGGCTCGACCCGGAGACCGCGGGGTACCGCCAGATCTGGACGAAAGGGAGCTACTTCCGGATCCGCTCCGCCCACCGCCCGCTCGCGCGGCGCCTCCTTTACCCCGTCCATCCCGTCGGATTCGGAAGCGTCCTCGGGATCCACCTGACGGTCGACCTGGACGGCGAGATGAAGCTGGGTCCCGACGTCGAGGTCCTCTCGACCCGTCGGCAGGACTATGCCGTGGACGAGGGGCGCCGGGACTCGTTCCTCGTGGCCGCCCGGCGCTTCCTTCCCTCGCTCGGGCCGGAGGACGTTTCTCCCGACCAGTCGGGAATACGGGCACGCCTCCAGGCGATGGGAGGCCCCTTTCGCGACTTCGTCATCGCGGAGGAGTCGGAACGGGGCCTCCCGGGTTGGGTGAACCTCGTCGGGATCGAGTCTCCGGGTCTGACCTCCTGCCTCGAGATCGCGCGGGAGGTGCGCGTCCTGCTCCCACGCTGA
- a CDS encoding (2Fe-2S) ferredoxin domain-containing protein, translated as MDEKPDAEAEKIARKVAKIGVAVARRHVFLCADRENPKCADGDRALEAWTHLKDGLKKRGLSEEGGVLRTRVGCLRICEGGPIAVVYPEGIWYRACDPPVLDRIMDEHLLGGRPVEEYVIARRRLPDEPV; from the coding sequence ATGGACGAGAAGCCCGATGCCGAGGCCGAGAAGATCGCCCGGAAAGTCGCGAAGATCGGGGTTGCGGTCGCGCGCAGGCACGTCTTCCTCTGCGCCGACCGGGAGAACCCGAAGTGCGCGGACGGGGACAGGGCTCTCGAGGCATGGACACACCTCAAGGACGGCCTGAAGAAGCGGGGGCTTTCGGAGGAGGGCGGCGTTCTCCGGACCCGGGTCGGTTGCCTGAGGATCTGCGAGGGGGGGCCGATCGCCGTCGTGTACCCCGAAGGGATCTGGTACCGCGCCTGCGACCCTCCCGTCCTCGACCGGATCATGGACGAGCACCTCCTCGGCGGTCGCCCCGTCGAGGAGTACGTCATCGCGCGTCGCCGGCTGCCGGACGAACCAGTCTGA
- a CDS encoding glutathione peroxidase, with protein sequence MKLWQNVAVAAVLGIATTASAADAGVHAFSLDLNDGSPKKLADYKGKALLVVNTASKCGYTKQYAPMEQLYQKYKDRGFEVLAFPANDFMGQEPGTNEEIRAFCTANYKTTFPLFAKISVKGDGMHPLYKYLTTLPGFSGDITWNFNKFLVDPTGKVVARFGTRVDPMSEEVTKKLEEILPKKG encoded by the coding sequence ATGAAGCTCTGGCAGAACGTGGCGGTCGCGGCCGTCCTCGGGATCGCGACGACGGCCTCGGCCGCGGACGCCGGTGTCCACGCCTTTTCGCTCGACCTGAACGACGGCTCCCCGAAGAAGCTCGCCGACTACAAGGGGAAGGCCCTCCTCGTCGTCAACACCGCGAGCAAGTGCGGCTACACGAAGCAGTACGCCCCGATGGAGCAGCTCTACCAGAAGTACAAGGACCGCGGCTTCGAGGTCCTCGCCTTCCCCGCCAACGACTTCATGGGTCAGGAGCCGGGGACGAACGAGGAGATCCGGGCCTTCTGCACGGCGAACTACAAGACGACCTTCCCGCTGTTCGCGAAGATCTCGGTCAAGGGGGACGGCATGCATCCCCTCTACAAGTACCTCACCACCCTGCCCGGGTTTTCCGGGGACATCACGTGGAACTTCAACAAGTTCCTCGTCGACCCGACCGGAAAGGTCGTCGCCCGCTTCGGGACGAGGGTCGACCCGATGTCGGAAGAGGTGACGAAGAAGCTCGAGGAGATCCTCCCGAAGAAGGGCTGA
- a CDS encoding GAF domain-containing protein: MLAANEAAAATWRRGIGGGSEGEPLSTFLADGSAQLLDGVAAGGSSSCDGRAILEDGTEIELRLSARRLADPESSEERLVVFAADVTAARRLERAAAVLGVSLDTPGADGFFDRLVEGLARTLRMEMAIVGRIEEGESRCVRTLAVWADGGAAAPFTYDLHGAPCEQVVGRVPCVFPCRVAQLFPEDLLLAGSGLSSYVGVPLTSGGGSPLGLLAALSRRPLHDGDSAVRALVLFAGRAAAEIERREAREQEQHLEEESRRLVASIPVGLHRYRLHGDGQLVFAGANPAADTILGVDHRPFVGRTIEEAFPSLAGTEIPNAYRRAASEGLPWHDESVVYSDGRVAGAFLVHAFQTGPGEVVASFLDITARRRVEEALREREGRLERLNRILRTITHVQEILSEARETGELLGRICATLVADRDYVFAWIGLLDETGSEVRLAAASGPCDPARFRIDLKTLHGGPSCGKAAFLRGAAVLVDESAGALSCPECPTLSEHPEGTALALPLWKGERALGVLVVHAPRRGVFDAEESKLIEQLADGIATAIDGIDAEAQRTRARRERAFRADVASASFREETTPGLLDALARAAGERFGAAGALVAEWDENRGRLSLARGCGLLAEAASSPLLATEAKALLGGGREPGDDGSVASKLVPGASVIAWPLRDGAHPLGLLAIAGGRDGMALEAGADAANQLSLALAKARLLEVNSERVATLLALHETGVDLGSSLERDELLRAIIDRAQGLVHATMAGLYLVREDGRLSLALANGGLSRYVGVVLSSGEGVAGTVARTRKPILLDDYRAWPNRAPVFATAGIGSVIGVPVLWRGEVLGSLFVNHEVPGRFGADDVETVRLFAEQAAVAIANARLVGDLKSAAEELASAYDATLEGWVRALDLRDSETEGHTQRVVERTVDLARRAGMDAAALVHVRRGALLHDIGKVGIPDRILQKPGPLTDDEWKVMRLHPTYAEEMLGGIGFLRPALDIPVAHHEKWDGTGYPLGLRGEQIPLAARVFAVVDIWDALISDRPYRKAVAVPEVRDYLHRIAGTHLEPRLVELFLATGPE; this comes from the coding sequence GTGCTTGCGGCCAACGAGGCCGCTGCGGCAACGTGGCGTCGGGGGATCGGGGGAGGGAGCGAAGGGGAGCCCCTTTCGACGTTCCTCGCTGATGGTTCCGCCCAGTTGCTCGACGGTGTCGCTGCCGGAGGGAGCTCTTCGTGCGACGGCCGCGCCATCCTGGAGGACGGAACCGAGATCGAGCTGCGCCTCTCGGCCCGCCGCCTGGCCGACCCGGAGTCCTCGGAGGAGAGGCTGGTCGTCTTCGCGGCCGACGTCACGGCGGCCCGGCGCCTCGAGCGGGCGGCGGCCGTGCTCGGTGTTTCCCTCGACACGCCCGGCGCCGACGGATTCTTCGACCGCCTGGTCGAGGGCCTCGCCCGGACCCTTCGGATGGAGATGGCCATCGTCGGGCGGATCGAGGAGGGTGAGTCCCGGTGCGTGAGGACGCTCGCCGTCTGGGCGGACGGAGGCGCGGCCGCACCGTTCACCTACGACCTCCACGGCGCGCCCTGTGAGCAGGTCGTTGGACGGGTTCCGTGCGTCTTCCCCTGCCGTGTCGCGCAGCTCTTTCCGGAAGACCTCCTGCTCGCGGGAAGCGGGCTTTCCAGCTACGTCGGCGTCCCGCTGACGTCGGGTGGCGGAAGCCCTCTCGGTCTCCTCGCCGCGCTCTCGCGGCGCCCGCTCCACGACGGCGACTCGGCAGTCCGGGCCCTCGTTCTCTTCGCCGGGCGAGCCGCCGCCGAGATCGAGCGGCGGGAAGCGCGGGAGCAGGAGCAGCATCTCGAGGAGGAGAGCCGCCGGCTCGTCGCGTCGATTCCCGTAGGCCTGCACCGCTACCGGCTCCACGGCGACGGGCAACTCGTCTTCGCGGGGGCGAACCCGGCCGCCGACACGATCCTGGGAGTCGACCACCGCCCGTTCGTCGGCCGGACGATCGAGGAAGCGTTCCCGAGTCTCGCCGGGACCGAGATCCCCAACGCCTACAGGCGGGCCGCGTCGGAGGGGCTGCCGTGGCACGACGAGAGCGTCGTCTACTCGGACGGCCGGGTCGCGGGAGCCTTTCTCGTCCACGCCTTCCAGACGGGTCCCGGCGAGGTCGTCGCGTCGTTCCTCGACATCACGGCACGCCGCCGCGTGGAGGAGGCGCTCCGCGAGCGGGAGGGGCGGCTCGAGAGGCTCAACCGCATCCTGCGGACGATCACGCACGTCCAGGAGATCCTCTCGGAGGCGCGCGAAACAGGAGAGCTGCTCGGGCGGATCTGCGCCACCCTCGTCGCGGACCGCGACTACGTCTTCGCGTGGATTGGCCTCCTCGACGAGACCGGGAGCGAGGTGCGCCTCGCGGCCGCCTCCGGGCCCTGCGATCCGGCCCGTTTCCGGATCGACCTGAAGACGCTGCACGGAGGCCCGTCGTGCGGGAAGGCGGCCTTCCTCAGGGGAGCGGCCGTCCTCGTCGACGAGAGCGCGGGCGCGCTGTCCTGCCCGGAATGTCCGACCCTGTCGGAGCATCCGGAGGGAACGGCCCTGGCCCTGCCGCTCTGGAAGGGCGAGCGCGCCCTCGGTGTCCTCGTCGTGCACGCTCCCCGTCGGGGCGTGTTCGACGCCGAGGAGTCGAAGCTGATCGAGCAGCTGGCCGACGGGATCGCGACCGCCATCGACGGCATCGACGCCGAGGCGCAGCGCACGCGGGCCCGCAGGGAGAGGGCGTTTCGGGCCGACGTCGCCTCCGCATCGTTCCGGGAGGAGACCACGCCCGGGCTCCTCGACGCCCTCGCGCGGGCGGCGGGGGAAAGGTTCGGCGCGGCGGGCGCCCTCGTCGCCGAGTGGGACGAGAACCGCGGGCGCCTCTCGCTCGCCCGAGGGTGCGGCCTTCTCGCCGAAGCCGCCTCGAGCCCGCTGCTGGCGACGGAGGCGAAAGCCCTGCTCGGCGGAGGCCGGGAGCCGGGTGACGACGGCTCCGTCGCATCGAAGCTGGTCCCGGGAGCTTCCGTCATCGCCTGGCCGCTCAGGGACGGGGCGCACCCCCTGGGCCTGCTGGCCATCGCCGGGGGCCGCGATGGGATGGCGCTCGAAGCGGGCGCCGACGCCGCGAACCAGCTCTCTCTCGCCCTGGCGAAGGCACGCCTGCTCGAGGTGAACTCGGAGCGCGTCGCGACGCTCCTCGCTCTTCACGAAACGGGCGTCGACCTGGGCTCGAGCCTCGAGAGGGACGAGCTGCTGCGCGCGATCATCGACCGGGCGCAGGGCCTCGTGCACGCGACGATGGCCGGCCTCTACCTGGTGCGGGAGGACGGGAGGCTGAGCCTCGCCCTGGCGAACGGAGGCCTCTCGCGCTACGTCGGGGTGGTGCTCTCGTCCGGCGAGGGGGTCGCGGGAACCGTCGCCAGGACGCGAAAGCCGATCCTCCTCGACGACTATCGGGCGTGGCCGAACCGGGCGCCGGTCTTCGCGACTGCCGGCATCGGTTCCGTGATCGGAGTACCGGTCCTCTGGAGGGGTGAGGTCCTGGGGAGCCTCTTCGTCAACCACGAGGTGCCCGGGCGATTCGGCGCCGACGACGTGGAGACGGTCCGCCTCTTCGCCGAGCAGGCTGCGGTCGCCATCGCCAATGCCCGCCTCGTCGGCGACCTGAAGAGTGCAGCGGAAGAGCTGGCGAGTGCCTACGACGCCACACTCGAAGGCTGGGTCCGCGCGCTCGACCTGCGCGACAGCGAGACGGAGGGGCACACGCAGCGCGTGGTCGAACGGACGGTGGACCTGGCCCGCCGGGCCGGTATGGACGCCGCGGCGCTGGTTCACGTCCGTCGGGGCGCGCTCCTCCACGACATCGGCAAGGTCGGCATTCCGGACCGGATCCTGCAGAAGCCGGGCCCGCTCACCGACGACGAGTGGAAGGTGATGCGGCTCCACCCGACGTACGCAGAGGAGATGCTGGGCGGGATCGGCTTCCTGCGGCCGGCGCTCGACATCCCCGTCGCCCACCACGAGAAGTGGGACGGGACCGGCTATCCGCTGGGCCTCCGGGGCGAGCAGATTCCGCTGGCGGCGAGGGTCTTCGCGGTGGTCGACATCTGGGACGCGCTCATCTCCGACCGGCCGTACCGCAAGGCCGTCGCCGTGCCCGAGGTCCGCGACTACCTTCACCGGATCGCGGGGACCCATCTGGAGCCGCGTCTCGTCGAGCTGTTCCTGGCGACAGGGCCGGAATAG
- a CDS encoding MFS transporter — protein sequence MSDSRAPVTGSVPARLAARGLAVLTLINLFNYLDRFVVASLVESLRASELRLTDTQAGALMTGFIVVYMVASPFFGVLGDRGSRPRLLALGVFVWSLATAAAGLAKSFASLFAARAAVGIGEAAYGTIAPSLLADYFPREKRGRVYAIFFCAIPIGSALGYIVGGYADAHLGWRAAFFVAGLPGLLLALLALTLPDPPRGASDEGEPPPRGASTETGWGSYLALAKNRPFRIAVLGYAAYTFGIGGMAFWMPAFLERVRGVPKEAATVQFGLVVVVTGFVGTFAGGFLGDALLKRTKEAYLWVSGVATLIAVPFAFVALTVPDPRVYFPALVVAQLFVFASTGPINSAIVNDVLPWQRAAAVAACNFTIHVLGDVPSPPLLGALSDASSLETAVLLVPIAFLVGGAIWTWGALSGRRG from the coding sequence ATGAGCGACTCCAGGGCGCCCGTCACCGGCTCCGTGCCCGCGCGGCTCGCCGCGCGCGGCCTCGCCGTCCTGACGCTCATCAACCTCTTCAACTACCTCGACCGGTTCGTCGTCGCCTCGCTCGTCGAGAGCCTGCGCGCCTCCGAGCTGCGCCTCACCGACACGCAGGCGGGCGCGCTCATGACCGGGTTCATCGTCGTCTACATGGTCGCCTCGCCCTTCTTCGGCGTCCTCGGCGACAGGGGCTCGCGGCCGCGCCTCCTCGCGCTCGGCGTCTTCGTCTGGAGCCTCGCCACGGCCGCCGCGGGGCTCGCGAAGAGCTTCGCCTCGCTCTTCGCCGCGCGCGCGGCCGTCGGCATCGGCGAAGCCGCCTACGGGACGATCGCCCCGAGCCTCCTCGCCGACTACTTTCCGAGGGAGAAGCGCGGCCGGGTCTACGCGATCTTCTTCTGCGCGATTCCGATCGGTTCCGCGCTCGGCTACATCGTCGGCGGCTACGCCGACGCGCACCTCGGCTGGCGCGCGGCCTTCTTCGTCGCCGGCCTCCCGGGCCTTCTCCTCGCGCTCCTGGCGCTCACGCTGCCCGACCCCCCTCGGGGCGCGAGCGACGAGGGGGAGCCGCCCCCCAGGGGCGCCTCCACCGAAACCGGCTGGGGCTCCTACCTCGCCCTCGCGAAGAACCGGCCCTTCCGCATCGCCGTCCTCGGCTACGCGGCCTACACCTTCGGCATCGGCGGCATGGCCTTCTGGATGCCCGCGTTCCTCGAGCGGGTCCGTGGCGTCCCGAAGGAGGCGGCGACGGTCCAGTTCGGCCTCGTCGTCGTCGTCACGGGGTTCGTCGGGACCTTCGCGGGAGGCTTCCTCGGCGACGCCCTCCTGAAGCGGACGAAGGAGGCCTACCTCTGGGTCTCCGGCGTCGCGACGCTGATCGCCGTCCCCTTCGCGTTCGTCGCGCTGACCGTCCCGGATCCGCGCGTCTACTTCCCGGCGCTCGTCGTCGCGCAGCTCTTCGTCTTCGCCTCCACCGGCCCGATCAACTCCGCCATCGTCAACGACGTCCTGCCGTGGCAACGGGCGGCGGCCGTGGCGGCGTGCAACTTCACGATCCACGTCCTCGGCGACGTTCCCTCGCCGCCGCTCCTCGGCGCCCTTTCCGACGCGTCGTCCCTCGAGACCGCCGTCCTCCTCGTCCCGATCGCCTTCCTCGTCGGAGGGGCGATCTGGACCTGGGGGGCCCTTTCGGGGCGTCGCGGGTGA
- a CDS encoding xanthine dehydrogenase family protein subunit M — protein sequence MLPSFRYVRPRTVAEAVKALSEPGARAHAGGTDLVGCLRDGVFGAKAVVSLSGLAELKGISATKDGGLRIGALATLAEIARHADLAKGWPALAQGAAAAASPQLRNQGTLGGNLCQRPRCWYFRGDFDCARKGGETCYAVEGENTYHAIFGGSGCFIVHPSDTASPLVALQATARIAGPKGTRSVPVEKLFVLPAVDHTRETVLTSGEVITDILLPAPLAGGKGLYKKVRARGAWDFALGGVALALSVKDGKVASARVVLSGVAPTPWRVPEVEKLLVGRPLDAKVAAEAAEAAVKGAEPMSGNDYKVPLVKGAVEEALLSLV from the coding sequence ATGCTCCCGAGCTTTCGCTACGTCCGTCCCCGCACCGTCGCCGAGGCCGTGAAGGCCCTGTCCGAGCCGGGCGCGCGCGCCCACGCCGGGGGCACCGACCTCGTCGGCTGCCTGCGCGACGGCGTCTTCGGCGCGAAGGCCGTCGTCAGCCTCTCGGGCCTCGCCGAGCTGAAGGGAATTTCCGCGACGAAGGACGGCGGCCTCCGCATCGGCGCCCTCGCGACGCTCGCCGAGATCGCCCGCCACGCCGACCTCGCGAAGGGATGGCCAGCCCTCGCCCAGGGTGCCGCCGCGGCCGCGAGCCCGCAGCTGCGCAACCAGGGAACGCTCGGCGGGAACCTCTGCCAGCGTCCCCGCTGCTGGTACTTCCGCGGCGACTTCGACTGCGCGAGGAAAGGCGGTGAGACGTGCTACGCCGTCGAGGGCGAGAACACCTACCACGCGATCTTCGGCGGCTCGGGCTGCTTCATCGTCCACCCCTCGGACACGGCCTCGCCTCTCGTCGCGCTCCAGGCGACGGCGCGGATCGCCGGGCCGAAGGGAACGCGGAGCGTGCCGGTCGAGAAGCTGTTCGTGCTTCCCGCCGTCGATCACACCCGCGAAACCGTGCTGACCTCCGGTGAGGTGATCACCGACATCCTCCTCCCGGCGCCCCTCGCGGGCGGCAAAGGCCTCTACAAGAAGGTCCGCGCACGCGGCGCCTGGGACTTCGCCCTCGGCGGCGTCGCCCTCGCGCTGTCGGTGAAGGACGGCAAGGTCGCATCGGCCCGCGTCGTTCTCTCGGGCGTCGCCCCGACCCCCTGGCGCGTCCCGGAGGTCGAGAAGCTCCTCGTCGGACGTCCTCTCGACGCGAAGGTTGCCGCGGAAGCGGCCGAGGCCGCGGTGAAGGGAGCCGAGCCGATGTCGGGCAACGACTACAAGGTCCCGCTCGTGAAGGGCGCCGTCGAGGAGGCGCTCCTCTCCCTCGTCTGA
- a CDS encoding tRNA-(ms[2]io[6]A)-hydroxylase — MIELLTRTPPSWAERAVSRLPELVADHAVCELQAAVFALALVGRYPGNPALVDRLSALAAEELRHFRKATKEARRLGARSHTRRSNPYVSALRAACRSGREPEQGLDLLLCGALVEARSHERFLLLVPHLSAEPRLAKLYAELAVAEERHGPAYLGLAERHAGKEATAARLSELLVVEARALEGPPVGPVAVHSPG; from the coding sequence GTGATCGAGCTCCTCACGAGGACTCCCCCGTCCTGGGCCGAGCGCGCCGTCTCGCGCCTTCCCGAGCTCGTCGCCGACCACGCCGTCTGCGAGCTGCAGGCCGCCGTCTTCGCCCTCGCCCTCGTCGGCCGCTACCCGGGCAATCCGGCTCTGGTCGACCGGCTCTCGGCCCTCGCCGCCGAGGAGCTGCGCCACTTCCGCAAGGCGACGAAGGAGGCGCGGCGTCTCGGCGCCCGATCGCACACCCGCCGCTCGAACCCCTACGTTTCGGCCCTGCGTGCGGCGTGCCGCTCGGGTCGCGAGCCGGAACAGGGGCTCGACCTCCTCCTCTGCGGGGCCCTCGTCGAGGCGCGGAGCCACGAACGCTTTCTCCTCCTCGTGCCGCACCTCTCCGCCGAGCCGCGCCTCGCGAAGCTCTACGCGGAGCTGGCGGTCGCCGAGGAGCGGCACGGACCGGCCTACCTGGGCCTGGCCGAGCGGCACGCGGGAAAGGAAGCGACGGCCGCCCGGCTTTCCGAGCTCCTCGTCGTGGAAGCGAGGGCGCTCGAGGGCCCTCCCGTCGGCCCCGTGGCCGTCCACTCGCCGGGATAG
- a CDS encoding 1-acyl-sn-glycerol-3-phosphate acyltransferase yields the protein MIRTAATSVSRLVLRVFYRRIEASGLARIPASGPTILVLNHPNGLMDPLLLLCLSPRPVAFLAKSPLFSMPFVSLFVKAFDSIPVYRPQDPDADVRRNRETFAKARDLLRRGGVLALFPEGVSHDEPRLMPLKSGAARIALGAASEGPVTVVPAGLTYEARDIFRSGALLRLAEPFTVEPIPLDEKGEPPRTAVKALTGRLRVALEEATLQADDQATLDLAAAAESLFAPGGEAELDARFALRRLLLERGALLGASLPERHAAISARIERFARVLSTSGLSPADLDAGTVRAELAASALAALLVALFLAPPALVGLAAHAPAYNLIGPLARRLSRGNTDIVATIKVLGAFLFFPLTWLALGTAAGLAWGLPLGLLTGLALPLCGTLALLLLERWERTLAALRVLGLSLFRRPTLARLRSERAGIVAEMQALDTLLGPAEQKIKT from the coding sequence GTGATCCGGACCGCGGCCACTTCCGTCTCGCGCCTCGTCCTGCGCGTCTTCTACCGCCGCATCGAGGCTTCGGGCCTCGCGCGCATTCCGGCTTCGGGCCCCACGATCCTCGTTCTCAACCACCCGAACGGCCTGATGGACCCGCTCCTCCTCCTCTGCCTCTCGCCCCGCCCCGTCGCGTTCCTGGCCAAGTCGCCCCTCTTCTCGATGCCGTTCGTCTCCCTCTTCGTAAAGGCGTTCGACTCCATCCCGGTGTACCGGCCACAGGACCCCGACGCGGACGTGCGGCGCAACCGCGAGACCTTTGCGAAGGCACGGGACCTGCTCCGGCGAGGCGGAGTTCTCGCGCTCTTCCCCGAGGGCGTCTCTCACGACGAGCCGCGCCTGATGCCGCTGAAATCGGGCGCGGCGCGTATCGCCCTCGGCGCGGCCTCAGAGGGACCCGTGACGGTCGTTCCCGCGGGCCTGACCTACGAGGCGAGGGACATCTTCCGGAGCGGCGCGCTCCTGCGCCTCGCGGAGCCGTTCACGGTCGAGCCGATCCCGCTCGACGAGAAGGGCGAGCCGCCGCGGACCGCCGTGAAAGCTCTCACGGGACGGCTGCGCGTCGCGCTGGAGGAGGCCACGCTCCAGGCCGACGACCAGGCGACCCTCGACCTCGCCGCGGCCGCCGAGAGCCTCTTCGCGCCGGGAGGCGAAGCCGAGCTCGACGCCCGTTTCGCCCTCAGGCGCCTCCTCCTCGAGAGAGGTGCGCTCCTCGGCGCATCGCTGCCCGAACGCCACGCGGCGATCTCGGCGCGCATCGAGCGCTTCGCCCGCGTCCTCTCGACCTCCGGGCTCTCTCCTGCCGACCTCGACGCCGGAACGGTCCGCGCCGAGCTCGCCGCTTCGGCGCTCGCAGCTCTCCTCGTCGCGCTCTTTCTCGCTCCCCCCGCGCTCGTCGGCCTGGCTGCTCACGCGCCCGCCTACAACCTGATCGGCCCTCTCGCCCGGCGCCTCTCGCGCGGCAACACCGACATCGTCGCCACGATCAAGGTCCTCGGCGCCTTCCTCTTCTTCCCGCTCACCTGGCTGGCCCTCGGCACCGCGGCCGGGCTCGCCTGGGGCCTTCCCCTCGGCCTTCTCACGGGCCTCGCGCTCCCCCTCTGCGGCACCCTCGCCCTGCTGCTCCTCGAGCGGTGGGAGCGGACGCTCGCCGCCCTCCGCGTGCTTGGCCTCTCGCTCTTCCGTCGCCCCACCCTCGCCCGCCTCCGCTCCGAGCGGGCCGGAATCGTCGCGGAGATGCAGGCCCTCGACACCCTCCTCGGACCCGCAGAACAGAAAATCAAGACCTGA